Genomic DNA from Corticium candelabrum chromosome 5, ooCorCand1.1, whole genome shotgun sequence:
ACATCAAATTGATAAATGTtgtacagtaccggcaataagtaagctgacagcgatacgatacgataggatacgatacgatacgatacgatacgatacgatacgatacgatacgatatcATAGGATACCATGAAAGATACTATGTAGGAtaggataagataaaagatgataccatacaattaagataagataccatccataggatatacgatacgcaatatgatatatgatacaattaagataagataccagatggtacgatatatgatacgcaatacgatacgatacgatacgcatacgataaaaatgctaggttacttattgccggtactgtactTCTAGTTGTAATTAAACAAAGCACAAGCCTAATCAGAAATCTACAATCAATGCATTTATGACACCTCATGCTTAGACCTATATAAATCATATGTCTGACAAAGTCATGACATGCAGGGTGCATTTCTACTTCTTTATGAATGTTGACTTCCATACATATCCAACTAACAGAATTGCCAATGACAACGTCACTCCACATCCAATTACACCACCAATAATTACAGCAATAAAGTCCTCCCTCACACTGCTCTTGATTGTCATTCCTGTGACAATGTGACCATGACCAACATCAGTATCAATGTTTCCCACAACAGCTACAACCACAGTACTCGCTTCCCTATACAAATCAACAGAACAACTTGTTCTACTAGAAGACATGTGGCAGTGATCATTTGCTCCAGTGGAGATATTATATTGTGTAAGATTCccattgaaatcaatatgTGTAAGTCGATGTGGCACAACTTCCCTCCTGGAATTATCCCAAGGCAAAAATACAAACTGGTATGCATGGGACGTTTCACATAGAAAGCTAATTTTGGATGGTGAGGTACAATTGTCGtcatctgcctgtccatcAAACGTCTTAGCAAATTTCACATTCTTTCTGACAGTTGCATCATGCAGGTCACTGATGTAGCCGTCGTACTGAATAACTAACAGTCTCACTCTGCCATTACTACAGAATGAAACGTTCATACGAGATCCTTTGTTGAGGTAAAACTTTACAGGCAGAAACTGACCatcaaacaaaaatgtatcgTCTTCCTTAGCAGAGAACTTCTGATAAATAGTTAACTTTGGTTTCCGCGGAAACGTGTAGAGTGCTAGGAATGCGTTGTAGTCAATATTCCATGACTCCATGGTCACCTGATCAACTCGTCCTCCATTGAAGGGAAGCAGAATGGTTGAATTGGGAGTGAGTTCTGAGATTTTACGAGATTTGTCGTAGTTATGTAGAATCGTCGTAACAGCAACGGCCACTGAAACGACAGTTAGCACCACAGGTACCACACAGAAAACGGCAACCCTCTTCCAGTACCAGCACAAAGTTTTAGACCCTTGCGATCTAGAACCATATAGCGTCGCCTGTTCGTCCATTTCTGCAAGCTTTAAACGATGCCACACGACAAACAACGAAGAATAAAAAAACGGGGGAAATTGAAAGTACCGCCCCTTGATGACGTAGATGTGTAGGAGTCCCCACGCTCGAATACCACTTTCTAGCGCGCGCTACGTGGACTTTTGGTCTGTggacttgtactgtacgtagcGTGCGCTTCATGGGCATGACTCCAACGCACGCTACATTTCCAGCGCACACGTGGGAGTGATTTGTTGTGATGGCTAACTGAAACGACGAGACTGGTACCATCAAAAACAGCCAGGTAGACATCACTtcttaaaataaatttttccCGTAAAACTGGTCTTCGTAGCTACTTGTAGTTTCAATAATTTGGAATGGCTAAATTGTTTGAGTGTTCTTGGTTGAATACAAGATGAgtgtatgtttttgtgtgaCCTGCATACTTCTGGCATCTAggtttacatatatatatatatatatatatatatatatatatatatatatatatatatatatatatatatatatatatatatgcactaATTTGCAATTTTACACTGAGTGTGACCTTTGGGATTTGTTAACTGTGGCAAGGAACAAGTAGTTTTAAATGTATTTTAAAAAGTAAATGTtacacatatatgtatatgagTTGACAACTGCAGGAGTTTCGAACGGATATGTCAAAATAACCCGGTTGCCCCATCATGAAGTCAGGATGATACACATCTCCTGGGCTGCTACTATCACTTATACAACTTACTACTTGCTTTGAAACCTTGAAACCAGCGCGGCCTATTTTATGGCCTATCAGCCTTTTTTCGAATCAGTACTGTAGTCCCATGGCAAGCAGGCTAACTGAAATAGGTTGCCTAGTGATCCATCAGATCCTCATGGACAGCATGATCGAGTTGCTGCCGCCCCCAACCACTGACTCTTCAAGGGCCCCCTGATTGAATTGATAGAGTTCCCTGAAATGCCTGCATGCTGGCAGGGGTTGACAGCATACTGCATCTATGCAAAGGGTGCTCCTTACGTCTACAAAAACTGGATTCTGGAAAACGTTCACAGATTTACTCCTAAAAAGACATGAGTACTCTGTGGTTGCGttgtagactcgagccagtcccTCCCCGCTCCTACCGTTCCCTGCCTCTACCATTACCCGCCCCTACCGCTCCCTGCCCCTACCATTCCCCGCCCCTACCTTTCCCGCCCCTACCTCTCCCCTACCTTTTCCCGCCCCTACTTCCCCACCCTTACCGTTCCTTCCCCTCCACGTCTCGTCCGTGCTCCGACGAGACATCCGGGGAACGGCAggggcggggagagactggctcgagtctagttGCGTTGCTAGTTGCAAGTGgctatttataaatatttgttaTATGCATGTATAGGTATATCTGTATACTTTGACGCTGAAAgtacacataaacagatagCCTGAAGCAACAAATCTACTGTTTTGCTTGCTACGAAGTAATATAATTGGTCAAGTCTCGTAAAAGGAAAAAGTTGAAAACATCCTTACATGAAGTGCCACAGTTTTACTAGCAACTGTTTACTGCTTGTTGTACAAAGTCTGTTGTGTCAACTAACAACCTTGTTCACTCGAACATGTTGGACAGTAAAATGTTCTGCCAGGTGgtttcaaacaaacacacttgcAATGGAACCACTCATCACAACAGTTGCACTGGATCATCAGCCTTCCAAAACTGTCTGGCTGCCtgcaaacacaataaatagCGAAAGAGGCTACAGAACGCTTACACCTTGTGAGGCCTTGAAAATAACGTGGAAATGGTGTTATATAGCCTTTCTTGACGCATGAGAACAAATGTTTTCTCATGTCAGATTGAATATAAGTTACATACTCAGGATCAATGCCAGAAGCAACGTCGTAGGCAAAAGCAATTGCAAATAGCTCACAATCATTGCCACCTCTCTGTTGCTGAACTGCTCGTATTGAAACTGTAATCTCCTTCTCATTGCTTCGGTAGATTGATGCAATCTGCTGTTCTAGGTGACTCGATAGCTTGTATCTGACCAAGCTGTCATACAAATGGATACTCCCTTGTTCATCGCTTGATGTCGTTACCCAGTGATTGCCAATGTTATGAATTTGAACTGAATTTTGCCTAACCACTAcaaactgctgctgctgcgaCAAAAGGGTGTTCTGGAGACCGTTCTTTTCCGGAAACCTCTGCTTCAGCATCCGCTGGGCTGAGTTGATAATTCCATCGTCAATCCAGCCAACATTGCTTTGCAAAATTCCTAGATTGCAATTGGACTTTGCTGACAACCTTTGTGACTTCATGGCACACTGTGGCTGATGGTACTGCTTCAATTGGCAGTCCTGTGTGGGCACGTGTTGCTGTTCTCCCATATGCTGCCCTTGTCTCTGCTGTAGTGGCTGCTCTGGTTTGTTTGATAGTTCTTTGTTTGACTGATCATGATCCCCATCAACTCTTTGTGTAGCTGCTGATCGGTGGTGATGAGCTGCCTCCATAAAAATTGGCTTCAATGAACAGTGCTTCTGCAATTTAAAACAGATGAAGTATCCCAAACATGGCATTACAACTGCAATtatgtaaattatttataaacaCATTGTGTACATTAATTGATAACAGGCTGTAATTAGCAATGCCCCTTGAGCCGAATCCAATAATTACATGAAATGCAACTTTGAATGCATCGGCCTTCCATGGCCCACCATTGTGATGTCTGGATGCAGTATCTAGTCTGTCCCAACGAGTATGCCTGTACCCAGTCAGATGCAGCTATTAATCAGCTAAGGTGATTCAGTGGAGTATCGTCTCCTAACAATGAAGACTGGCCTgcttttctatgcagctaacTAGCTCAATGTCATATAGTATGTGAAGGTCTTATGTGTAATCTTAGTCAGGAGTTGTAATAGGACTTTGCTAGAGCACAGACAAGACCCAAAGTGCATCGTAC
This window encodes:
- the LOC134179916 gene encoding uncharacterized protein LOC134179916, which gives rise to MEAAHHHRSAATQRVDGDHDQSNKELSNKPEQPLQQRQGQHMGEQQHVPTQDCQLKQYHQPQCAMKSQRLSAKSNCNLGILQSNVGWIDDGIINSAQRMLKQRFPEKNGLQNTLLSQQQQFVVVRQNSVQIHNIGNHWVTTSSDEQGSIHLYDSLVRYKLSSHLEQQIASIYRSNEKEITVSIRAVQQQRGGNDCELFAIAFAYDVASGIDPEYVTYIQSDMRKHLFSCVKKGYITPFPRYFQGLTRCKRSVASFAIYCVCRQPDSFGRLMIQCNCCDEWFHCKCVCLKPPGRTFYCPTCSSEQGC
- the LOC134180105 gene encoding uncharacterized protein LOC134180105, with translation MDEQATLYGSRSQGSKTLCWYWKRVAVFCVVPVVLTVVSVAVAVTTILHNYDKSRKISELTPNSTILLPFNGGRVDQVTMESWNIDYNAFLALYTFPRKPKLTIYQKFSAKEDDTFLFDGQFLPVKFYLNKGSRMNVSFCSNGRVRLLVIQYDGYISDLHDATVRKNVKFAKTFDGQADDDNCTSPSKISFLCETSHAYQFVFLPWDNSRREVVPHRLTHIDFNGNLTQYNISTGANDHCHMSSSRTSCSVDLYREASTVVVAVVGNIDTDVGHGHIVTGMTIKSSVREDFIAVIIGGVIGCGVTLSLAILLVGYVWKSTFIKK